In Struthio camelus isolate bStrCam1 chromosome 4, bStrCam1.hap1, whole genome shotgun sequence, a genomic segment contains:
- the GPR78 gene encoding G-protein coupled receptor 78 produces MDLAGVLLALLLVLVLVVSLLSNLLVLLCFVYSTEIRKQVAGVFLVNLSFCNLLLTVLNMPFTLLGILRNQQPLGGCVCKAVGFLETFLTSNTMLSMAALSIDKWIAVVFPLSYTSKMRYKDAVILMGYSWLHSLTFPLVSLFYSWVDYSSVYASCTLHLKEETERRRFTVFTIVFHATSFMLSLVILCFTYLKVLKVARFHCKRIDIITMQTLVLLVDIHPSVKQRCLNEQKRRRQRATKKISIFIGSFVICFGPYIITRLIELLPFITINYYWGIISKCLTYSKAASDPFVYSLLRQQYKKVLINIVNRILKRDLYPSSGYNSSLDTENDYCLHRTN; encoded by the exons ATGGACTTGGCAGGCGTGCTGCTGGCGTTGCTCCTCGTGCTGGTGCTGGTTGTCTCTCTGCTCTCTAACCTCCTGGTGCTGCTATGCTTCGTCTACAGTACGGAGATCCGCAAGCAAGTCGCCGGGGTTTTCCTGGTGAACTTATCTTTTTGCAACCTGCTCCTTACCGTCCTGAACATGCCTTTCACTCTGCTGGGGATCCTGAGGAACCAGCAACCCCTCGGGGGCTGCGTCTGCAAAGCGGTGGGCTTCCTGGAAACTTTCCTTACTTCCAACACGATGCTGAGCATGGCAGCGCTCAGCATCGACAAGTGGATTGCCGTGGTGTTCCCTTTAAGCTACACCAGCAAGATGCGGTATAAGGACGCTGTGATCCTGATGGGCTACTCGTGGCTCCACTCCCTCACCTTCCCCTTGGTATCCTTATTTTACTCGTGGGTAGATTACAGCAGCGTTTATGCCTCTTGCACCTTGCACCTGAAGGAAGAGACGGAGCGGAGAAGGTTTACAGTGTTCACCATCGTCTTTCATGCCACCAGTTTCATGCTATCGCTGGTGATCTTGTGTTTCACCTATTTAAAGGTGTTGAAAGTCGCCCGGTTCCACTGCAAGCGGATAGACATTATTACCATGCAAACTCTGGTTTTGCTGGTGGACATCCACCCCAG tgtGAAGCAGCGCTGCCTTAATGAGCAGAAGCGGAGAAGGCAGCGGGCAACcaagaaaatcagtatttttatagGGTCTTTCGTGATCTGTTTTGGTCCTTACATTATCACCAG GTTGATAGAGCTCCTTCCTTTTATTACCATAAACTACTACTGGGGGATTATAAGCAAGTGCCTCACCTACAGTAAGGCTGCATCAGATCCATTTGTTTATTCACTTTTACGTCAACAGTACAAGAAAGTTCTGATCAACATTGTCAATAGGATACTTAAGAGGGATCTGTATCCTTCATCAGGCTACAACAGCTCTCTCGACACTGAAAATGATTACTGCTTGCACAGAACAAACTAA